From the Nitrospiria bacterium genome, the window ATGCGGCTGGTGGATCGCGGAGCCTTGGACATCGACGACCCGGTGAGGCGCTGGATACCGGAATTCTCGGGCGGTGAGAAAGACCGGATCAGGGTTCGAGACCTTCTGAACCATTGCTCCGGCCTTCGGGCTTGGGAGCCTCTCTACAAAGAGGTGATCAAAACGGCGAAAAGGCGAAACGGCTATGTGGGAAGTCCGGATGCGAAACAACAGGTGTTGAATCGTATCCATCATGGCCGCTTGGTCTATCCGCCCGGGGCCATGAGCCTGTATAGCGATCTTGGATTTGTCCTTTTGGGCGAGATTATCGAACGCGTAAGCGGGCTGGGCCTGGACCGGTTTTGTCGTGACCAGGTGTTTCGTCCCCTCGGCCTCAAGCGGTCCTTCTTTATTCGGACCGGAAAACCCCACGCCGGGAGGTTTGCGGCGACCGAACGCAGTGATTGGAGGAGGGGGATCGTGGTCGGCCAGGTGCACGATGACAACGCTTATGCGATGGGAGGAATCGCCGGGCACGCGGGTCTGTTCGCAACGGCGGCCGACCTGAATCGGTTTTCTCAGACGATCTTGGATGCCTTGCGTGGTCGTAACCCCTTCGTTTCCCAAAAGATCGTCGAAAGTTTTGTGACGCGCCAAACGACACCGGGTTCGAGCTGGGGCTTGGGCTGGGATACCCCATCGGGGTCTTCCGGGGCGCCCTCTTCCTCCGGCCGCTTGCTTTCCGCGCGCTCCTTCGGTCATCTCGGATTCACGGGCACCTCGCTCTGGATCGATCCGGAAAAAGACTTGACCATTATATTGCTGACGAACCGGGTTCATCCGACCAGTCGGAACATAAAGATCCGGAAGTTTCGACCGGCCCTTCATGACCTCGTCGTTCAGGAATTCATCCCGGGTATCCGATCATGATCAAACCAAAGAGACTAACGGCGGGGGATACCATCGGCGTTGTCGCACCGGCCGGCTCGGTGGATCTTTCGGAGTTGGCTCAGGGCGTGGACCGTCTGAAGGACATGGGGTTTGGTGTGGAGTTGGGAGAAGCGGTTACGAAGCGGTCCCGGTATTTGGCCGGGACGGACCGCGAGCGTGCGGACGATCTGAACCGGATGTTTTCTAACCCCGAAATCGCGGCGATTGTCTGCGCCCGCGGCGGGTATGGGACGGCGCGCATCATTCCCCATCTTGACGAGGGGGTGATCGCCGGGCACCCCAAGATTCTGGTCGGAAGCAGCGATATCACCCTTCTGCTCAATTATATTCGCCAGCGGTTCGAATGGGTCACATTCCACGGTCCGATGGTGGCGCCGAGCTTCGGCAAGCAGCCTTCCTTGCTGACCGATACCTGGTTTCGGAAAATTCTGGTGGAGGCCCAGGGCCAAGGTCCGATTCCGGTGGCGAACGTGAAGGGTTTAAGGGGCGGACAGGCCCAGGGTCCGCTGGTGGGCGGTTGTTTGACGATGCTCTGTAATACCCTTGGGACGCCCTACGAGATTCAGACCGACGGATGCATCCTCCTGCTGGAGGACATCGACGAAGCCCCTTATCGGATTGACCGGATGTTGACCCAGCTGAAGGCCGCGTCCAAATTCCAAAATGTCAAAGGGGTAATTTTCGGGAAAATGCCGGGATGTCAGCCCCCGGCTCATTCCACCTATGTCCTGGAGGATGTGATTCAGGATCGGCTGGCGGACCAGGCGTTTCCCATTTTGTATGGATTTCCGACCGGCCACGGCGGGGAGCAGGTGACGCTTCCAATCGGTATTCCGTTTCGGATGGACGGAGACACAGCCACGGTCACGCTCTTGGAGCCGGCGGTCCAATAAAATCATTCCAGGGCCATGCGAAAATCATGACGGGAAGGGGGGAATCATGCTCACATCCAGAAGCGGATGGGTTCAATCGGCCCAGCGGATCGGACTGCTCATCGCGCCCCTGATTCTCATGGGCTGCGCCGGTACGGGCGAGAGCATTCAGGCCGCTGCTCCCGCGACGGCCTTCATGGAACAGTTAAACGGGGTCTACTTCATCACCGCCAGCGAGGGTTGGATCGTCGGGAATAACGGGACCCTCCTCCACACCCGGGATGGGGGGGCGACGTGGTTCTCGGAGTCGAGCGGAACGACGCAGGGTCTGAGGGCCGTCGAGTTTGCGAGCTCGAGTACGGGCTGGGCGGTCGGGGACGGCGGGATCATTCTTCAGACGAGCAACTCCGGAATGAATTGGGTTCGTCAGACCAGCGGCAGTTCAAACCCCTTGAACAGCGTTTTCTTCCAGAAGGGGAATACCAGCGTCGGTTGGGTGGTGGGGGATAACGGGACGATTCTTCATACCGACAACGGCGGTTTTTCATGGATGACCCAGGTCGGAGCCGGAAGCAACCATCTTCGCGACGTCTTATTCCGGGACCCTAATAACGGATGGATTGTAGGAGACGAGGGTTTGATTCTCCACACCGCTACCGGGACAAGCGGGGCGCTCTGGGCCTCACAACTCAGCGGCACGACCCGAAGCCTGAACGCCATTTACGGGAGCGGAAACGCCCTATGGGTCGTGGGGGATGGCGGAGTCCTTCTCCAGACCACGAACGACGGCCTCACATGGCTGCGCGGTCCCCAAACCTCCGCGACCGGCACCTTGACTGATATCCTGTTTTGGGGTTCGACGGCCGGTTGGGTTTCCGGAGAGGCCGGGACCCTGCTCCAGTCCACGAGCAGCACGGCATCCAATGTCGGCCTAATATGGATTCCCCGATCCCCCGGAACGGATGCGACTCTGCGGGCGCTTTTTTTCATAAATGACAAGACCGGGTGGGCCGTGGGGGACAACGGAACCATTCTGTATACTGTCGACGGCGGGATCTTCTGGGTCAAACAATTTAAGCGGTAGGGGATGGCCGGAGGAACCCGCCTGCTTTTCCCGGTTGCCGAGGGCGCGCCCCCTCCTTTCAACCATAGATACCTTACAAATCTTCCGAAGGGGCATCCGGGGCCTTTGGTCCGCTTGCCCGTTCCTGAGCTTCATCGAGAATTTGTGCGATATGCTTAATCGGAAGGCTGTCATGCATTCCGGTTTTCAACTGGATCATGCA encodes:
- a CDS encoding YCF48-related protein, which codes for MLTSRSGWVQSAQRIGLLIAPLILMGCAGTGESIQAAAPATAFMEQLNGVYFITASEGWIVGNNGTLLHTRDGGATWFSESSGTTQGLRAVEFASSSTGWAVGDGGIILQTSNSGMNWVRQTSGSSNPLNSVFFQKGNTSVGWVVGDNGTILHTDNGGFSWMTQVGAGSNHLRDVLFRDPNNGWIVGDEGLILHTATGTSGALWASQLSGTTRSLNAIYGSGNALWVVGDGGVLLQTTNDGLTWLRGPQTSATGTLTDILFWGSTAGWVSGEAGTLLQSTSSTASNVGLIWIPRSPGTDATLRALFFINDKTGWAVGDNGTILYTVDGGIFWVKQFKR
- a CDS encoding LD-carboxypeptidase is translated as MIKPKRLTAGDTIGVVAPAGSVDLSELAQGVDRLKDMGFGVELGEAVTKRSRYLAGTDRERADDLNRMFSNPEIAAIVCARGGYGTARIIPHLDEGVIAGHPKILVGSSDITLLLNYIRQRFEWVTFHGPMVAPSFGKQPSLLTDTWFRKILVEAQGQGPIPVANVKGLRGGQAQGPLVGGCLTMLCNTLGTPYEIQTDGCILLLEDIDEAPYRIDRMLTQLKAASKFQNVKGVIFGKMPGCQPPAHSTYVLEDVIQDRLADQAFPILYGFPTGHGGEQVTLPIGIPFRMDGDTATVTLLEPAVQ
- a CDS encoding serine hydrolase domain-containing protein — translated: MTNAFPAILKALNNAVDEGVFPGAVLLAAWRGEVRVHEAVGFAALKPRKISMTRFTIFDLASLTKPIATTTAVMRLVDRGALDIDDPVRRWIPEFSGGEKDRIRVRDLLNHCSGLRAWEPLYKEVIKTAKRRNGYVGSPDAKQQVLNRIHHGRLVYPPGAMSLYSDLGFVLLGEIIERVSGLGLDRFCRDQVFRPLGLKRSFFIRTGKPHAGRFAATERSDWRRGIVVGQVHDDNAYAMGGIAGHAGLFATAADLNRFSQTILDALRGRNPFVSQKIVESFVTRQTTPGSSWGLGWDTPSGSSGAPSSSGRLLSARSFGHLGFTGTSLWIDPEKDLTIILLTNRVHPTSRNIKIRKFRPALHDLVVQEFIPGIRS